A region from the Lolium perenne isolate Kyuss_39 chromosome 4, Kyuss_2.0, whole genome shotgun sequence genome encodes:
- the LOC127349260 gene encoding uncharacterized protein has product MEVSSSLQHHLGDSFSYGWLTQAQPPSFAADAGQAFGSSRSSYIDMDPADLFSMRWTTAAPPGSDFDFGLPVPGDGGDASPAQLVSASQIFRGGRLLPCEPGACSGAAQLDVHGDDSITRGTVDAVLGAARWSAPSSPLFHSAQSTPLSLSACSSATSNHGRARRGSSPWKVLLRYVRFLMPLYRKARALAPPSPRRKHARVAPAAGSPGRGSTTSSVDWCHGSADTAVRDAILYCKKSSGQDALP; this is encoded by the exons ATGGAGGTCAGCAGCTCGCTGCAGCACCACCTCGGCGACAGCTTCTCCTACGGGTGGCTCACGCAGGCGCAGCCGCCGTCCTTCGCCGCCGACGCCGGTCAAGCCTTCGGGAGCTCCAGGTCCTCCTACATCGATATGGACCCCGCCGACCTCTTCTCCATGCGCTGGACGACCGCGGCGCCGCCGGGCAGTGACTTCGACTTCGGCCTGCCAGTGCCGGGAGACGGCGGGGACGCGTCTCCGGCGCAGCTCGTCAGCGCCAGCCAGATCTTCCGCGGCGGCCGCCTCCTCCCCTGCGAGCCCGGCGCCTGCTCCGGAGCCGCGCAACTAGACGTCCACGGCGACGACTCTATCACCCGTGGCACCGTGGACGCGGTGCTGGGCGCGGCGCGGTGGTCGgccccgtcgtcgccgctgttccACTCGGCGCAGAGCACGCCCCTCTCGCTGAGCGCGTGCTCCAGCGCGACGAGCAACCACGGCAGGGCGCGCCGTGGGTCGTCGCCGTGGAAGGTGCTGCTCAGGTACGTGCGCTTCCTGATGCCGCTGTACCGGAAGGCCAGGGCGCTCGCGCCGCCGAGCCCGAGGCGCAAGCACGCCAGGGTTGCGCCGGCGGCGGGGAGCCCGGGCCGCGGGTCCACCACGTCCAGCGTCGACTGGTGCCACGGCAGTGCCGACACGGCCGTCCGCGACGCCATCCTCTACTGCAAGAAGTCCAGT GGACAAGATGCACTGCCATGA